agtgatttttaatattcatttttgcTGTATAAGTTTCAAAGGCATAAATTTTGCACCTAGTGCACCCTGTATGCTGccaatttgttttagttgcattGCAAGCTTCGAACTTATACAACaaacatgttgcagctgctgctggttgctgctgttgctgtttggttgcagttgcttgttgcttgctaaAAGGTCCTAGCGCAAACGAGTCCTGCCTAACTAATACAAGCGCAgctaaccacacacacatacacacagctaTCAACAGCTGCATGTGGTCTTTGGTCTcttgccaaacacacacacactcacacacacatacaaataaagcGACACATAAACACGAACATGCGGCGTTTGAAGTGcgctttggttgttgttgctgttgctgttgctgccgctgctgctggcgcgtcTGCTGTACAGTTGTTGttccaattaaaaaattttttccCTAGTTTCGCGCGCACAATGCGAACTTGCAATCTATGCGGCTATGCAACATGgggcaacagccacagcagcagcaacagcagcaacagcaacatagaGCGCATATTTTCTGGTTTTATTTCGCTGTcgctttttttgctgctgtgctcATTTCTATTTGATGCCTGGACCTTGTGGGCGTaacagttgcacacacacacacacacacactctttatatgtgtgtgtgccatatCCTTGCACtgactgcagttgctgctgcgggaTTTTCGGtacaatttgcttgcttatttcactttttttgcagcagctttgcctTTTGTAAAGAgttggcggctgctgctgctgttggcgttcTATATGTcagttgatttcatttcacttttttttattttagttttgttttgtgcgccAAACTATTAGTTGGGCTTTGTATGTGGCAGTTGCACGTGCAACAGACGaggtgtgcacacacacacacacatggaaaaAGAGTAAAGCAAAACCTTGACAGTTGCATTGTTGGCGTGGGAAATGTGTTGCTGGCAACGCAGCTCATGAGGGGGGTGAAGGGGGGTGAGCGGGCTGTAGCTTAAGCGCAGTTGCTTATTTGCATTGCGTAATGGAAAACTGTTGAAAAATGCAGCAAccctcgctcgctctctttctaacGCGCGCTCTTTAGCtgttgcaggcagcagcagcagcagcaacactgacctgacttacacacacagcagcagcagcagcagctaaaaattctAAGACGTGCAGCTGGCTTTGCCTTTGACTTTTGCCactttgccagcagcaaaaagttacgcgttgcaagttgctgcgtGCAGCAAAGTTAAGCGCGTttacatacgtatgtgtgtgcatatacGTGTGTCCTTTGTTGCACGACAAAGGACATTCGAAAGCAACTGACAGTTGCAgacaaaaactatttgaaaaatgcaagcacaaaaaatttaataaaatataagcaagcaacattataattaatagCAAGCTTAAGTTATAAACATATAAGTTTAAAGCATTAGTTtgcttgtttaaatatataaactagtTGCagcttatgttgctgctgctgctgcttaccgCAAAACGTGCAACAAGAAAGTTGCATGAAGTTGAATGCACGCGAGTCGTCATCAAGGACCCAAGCGCATTATACACATGCgcttgtatgtatgcgtgtcctgtgcgccaaaaaaaaaaacgtatattcatatgtgtatgtgtgtgtgtgtgaagatCTTTGAGCTACAAAACTCTGCGGCAAACAAATGCACGTAATACGAGTAAAAGCAAGCCAAATGCAttaacaatacacacacacactcacacacacatacacacatatatatatatatgtattgctgccctgctgctgctgctgttgcttgtcgTACGAGTTTTGAGTTTTCCGAAATCATGAAAGGAGCAgatgttaaatttttatacacaaaacGTACGCAGCCGTCGACGTCGCTGTtgacgtcgctgtcgctgctgctgcattattattgctcgctgctttagttgttgttgttttttatacgctttgttgctttgctctctctctctctctctctctctctcgcgcgctctcttgttgctcaacttaacttaacttcaGCTGCTACTCAATTGAACTTGCGCTTCgatttttttacaatttgttgttagtttgcattttaattaacattgcgCTTACCTGAGCTGCACGCAGTGCTACCTGAGCTCGCTGCTAATCATTGCCAAAATTGTGTATAGCTCAAATTATAGCTCAGCTGTCCTATTGTCTATGCTAGGAGCTGCATATCCAACTGTGACTTCTCACTTGCCCATTTTGCCACGCACACAGgtaacaaattttgttattgtttatcgAATTTGCTATCTACGtacatttagtttttgctaAGCTGCTTTTAGTCCATTTGGCATTTAGATTTATGTGATGATGATTTAAGATTTGccacaatatttttgttgattttatttgcaagcTCCTAAGTTGATTTTATactaaataacaatttacttGTGGagccataaattaatttactaaacaaatagaaacaaatagaaaagttGTTAAcgtaattttaatatttactgcatttaaatgctaaaactATTTACTAAGCtgctgttttagttttatttaatataaaaacaagtgctgctgtatttaaaaaaaatggcataataatttgtttaaacacaattattatttggcttaagtttttatttattgcagcataaaataaaacaaaccaaaatataatttaaaataatgacCTGATTGCTaagttcaatatttaattattataaaacaaactcattacaaattacaataacaaaactaacaaatatataatttaaaataatgcgcTGACTGCTGAgttcattatatttaattattataaaacaataagctTGACTGcatatgtaataaatttaataaattgaattattttattgctggcaataagttttaaaaatgctgcacATATTTGTTATGTAAATTCATTGAGTTGGCTCAAGGTATGAAAACTTTGGCtgcgattttatttatttataattagcagcaaatgcaggATTTACAGCTGTTTCCTTTTAGAGGCAGCAACATGAATTGCGCAGCGCGCACATCAATcccaatgcacacacacagatgcagctacaaatacacacagatacagctaaagatacagatacagctgcagctacagatGCGTTTGGCTctgagttgtttttttttttgcgcgtgACACTTGATgttattttatgattattgttttttggATTTATGAAATGTAATTCCAATTGCGTAAAGCAGgtgcttgcaacaaataaattgcaattgtataGTTTAAGCAGTTGCTAAGTTTGtgttagttaaataatttaacaattattttaaacgcatttatttaaattttatacacgctgtgtgttgattttaaattaaatgtaaaactaaaattacatgtgtgtgtgtgtgtgttatgaacattttgtatgtgtgtttaaatttgataattatAATGTTGCTGACAGACtgaacaacaattgctgttgccgttgcttaatttgctgctATGGTGCAGACACAACAACTGGGAAACCAAAATGTATCCGTATAGAGATTTTGCCCGTTACCCTGTAGCGCAATTAAACGTTTTTGCACAAACTTTTGCTCGCACCTGGAGTTGTAGCCATTGGGCAGATCGCAAAGGTTCGAGCATGTGTTTGAGCTGCAAGAGAAttaaagagagagacaaaATTATTAGCAACAGTCGAAGCGGAAACAGCAGCGAATTTTGTTGTATGGCATAAATAAACGCGCAAACCGTTAAGCGCAAAAGGAAGCAGGCAAAAGGGTTTAAGAGTTGAAAGTTTAACGAACTCGTTAAAACGGCAAAATGCACGTAATTGATAAGCATATTGCCGTTAGTgtgcgagagagcgcgagagagatcTGCAGCTGGCCAAGATTTAAGCAGGCGACAAACAATTAgagcaaacaatattttgacCCCGTCTACAACTCACTACCTTGCGCTTAAACGTCGTCACCCTATTTCacttttttctgctgctgctgcttcaagtAGCGCACGCATGAGAGCGAGCAAGCTGCATCGGTCAGGGGTAAACATTATGTTTACCTCTCTATATAGCCATAGCCACAAtcttgtgcattttatttttttttcgtggtGTTATAATTCGTTTAGCCGCAATTATGACGCAACACATACCCATGCACTTGAAACTGAACCCACGTGCCTATGGCCGTCGCTCCCtgtgtttttgctttaccCTAACAACCAAGTTCTGCGCCTTGTTGAAAAACAGGGGGAAAATTCATTGTACGCATAACATGACCTGCTGTCCTGCTGGGCTTACTCCAGTCTGAGCAAGAGAGGGGTGACAACTACTTAACGCTGATTGCAAGtgtaatgtaaaaaatatataaatgcaagtCAATTATACAGTGAGTTCTATATAATTatcaaccaaaaaaaaagtgcgtGTGTGCTAACAAGAGTTTTGACTTAGCTGCATAAAGTAGTTAGAGTCATATTTTAAGCCAATTAGTAATtgtattgatttaaaaattgcactaaagttgctgctatgcaattaaagttattgcttatacaaaaattaaaaaattttaaaaaattataatgctaACTAGCAACTAGTCTAAagcttgcatttgttttaaaatatgaaCTAAGCTTGGCTACgcttttcattattaatatttaatttatatataattttaccATAAAATTCTTGGACAGATTAGTTTGATTCTAAGCAATAActattatgtattttaatttaagcgctgAGCCTTAGCGTGTCTATAAGAAAATATTGCTCAATACTAACAATAGGCAAATAATCATGCCTTAAATAGCAATGAGctaagcattaatttaaaataatgtaaagtAAAGAATATTTGCAAATTCGTAATTTGAAACTGGTTGTTGACCagcttttcaaaattattaactaaaatagATAAACGCACTTCTTTAAGTTAAGCCAATGCTCAATatcatttttgaaatataactGCCGCATAGCAAACACTTTGCAACATGCAGCGCATTTGCTGTCTGCACACGCTCTAAAGCTAATTGCTATACGCTGCAAACTTAGCTTGGTGCCAAACCAGCTGCTTGCTGACAAAAGCTAATGCGCATTTCAATGGTTGTTGGCAGCGATTTAAAacagtttgcaatttaattgatgcGCAATTGCGTACtattaaattcttaattaaTGTATTATATGCATTGTtacttttagttgctttaCTTACGCACACAACTCCGCTTTGACCATTTGTCGCGCTGTATTCTCCTCGTTGACAACAAACATCCAATTGCCATGCGAATTGAGCGCCGCTTGTGGAGTTATAAACTGTGAAGTCGTTTCGCAGAGCGTTGAACGCGACGAGCTTTGGCGCTTGGTGCGCGTCTGTTTATCGTTTGGCTTAACGCCCACAATATCTAAGAGATCCATGTTGAGTGAGACATCGCGAGTGCTGCGCTCCTTCATTGGCTTGAGAGTAACTgactcagtctcagtctcagtctctgttgttgctgctgctgctgctgctttcttgcTGAGACTAACATCGCGTACTAGACGCTTTAGCCAGATGGTGGCATTATAGGGCGTGGTCTTGCCCGCCCATAGCTGGCTGGttatgctttgctgctgcggccgctGAGCGCCATTTGAAGTGTACAACAGAAAGCTGCGAATTGAATGATTAATTGCAGAATTTAAAGTTAGCAGTTAGGCGATTACTTACGTGGGTCCCTCTGTGGCGGCTTGTGGATTTGCTTGGTGTGGCGGAAACAGCGAATTGCCTGTCGCTGGTCGCTGCTGTGGCGCATTGCTGCCCCCAAAGGGCGTCTGATAGCTGTAGCCATTGAAGTCCTGCCCATAGCCCGGTGGCCTGAATATGGACTTGGGATCATAGAAGACGGGCGTATGTTGCCACGCTACCGTTTCGAAAGTCTCCCAGGTTTCATCCACCAGCAATGTGGCCGCCTCGTAGCCCCATTTGCGTACCAGAGATTTGATGAGATAGCTGCAAGAGCAGAGCGAGCCGACACttgtttaacaattgcaattgttgttgcctgggAAAGTTTGCTGTGCGCTTATGTAACtcataaattaatatgcgcGTTCATAagcaatgaaatatattttatttttttggttggcACACTTCTTATCCAGACTGCATCGCATGCGTGTCACGTGCCCCACATGTGTGGAAAGTGAAAACACAACAAGCGCTGCTTAGAATTATGCAATTCCCAATGccgataaataaatatgtcgCGACTTAATTGTGCAGACGGCGCCAAATATGTGATTTAACAAAATCTAATCACTGCAACtaatgcacattttatttaaatcgaAGAAATTCTCTAAAAATAGCAATAGACAAAAGCCCACACGCTaaaacagttttaaatttgaatatatgttGGGAGCGTAGTCAGTCCATCATGACGAATTTCGTATGCTCTACTTTatgtataacaaatttgttttaaaaattagttatgagc
The DNA window shown above is from Drosophila busckii strain San Diego stock center, stock number 13000-0081.31 chromosome 3L, ASM1175060v1, whole genome shotgun sequence and carries:
- the LOC108599297 gene encoding protein spaetzle 5, which produces MTKSIKQRRPLLDTSSGSLCGILCIYVILVCTTVAVNSTAPPSCGLYGAPPCQFLPAPPGQTPNCARPGKTYCEHVENYPTYLIKSLVRKWGYEAATLLVDETWETFETVAWQHTPVFYDPKSIFRPPGYGQDFNGYSYQTPFGGSNAPQQRPATGNSLFPPHQANPQAATEGPTFLLYTSNGAQRPQQQSITSQLWAGKTTPYNATIWLKRLVRDVSLSKKAAAAAATTETETETESVTLKPMKERSTRDVSLNMDLLDIVGVKPNDKQTRTKRQSSSRSTLCETTSQFITPQAALNSHGNWMFVVNEENTARQMVKAELCASNTCSNLCDLPNGYNSRCEQKFVQKRLIALQGNGQNLYTDTFWFPSCCVCTIAAN